TTTCCTATTCCTTCCATCCTGTTTATTGAGATTCAAATAAaaccttgtctttttttttaaaacccttatcttttctcttggaatcaatactgtgtattggttcaaaggcagatgagcagtaagggctagacaatgggggttaagtgacttgtccaggatcatacatctagaaagtgtctgagtccagatttgaacccaggaaatttcatctctgggcctgcctgTCTTAGTTTTTAACTGGTCTAAGAGTCAGAAAATCACATTGGGCCTGTGGGGGTAGCCTGCAAGGCTGATCTTCACTGTGGGTTATCAAGAGTCAACAAACCTTGACTACTACCAAACTACCAAATTACCATCAAGACTATCTATGTTATCTCATTACtgagttttatttgatttttggtcTATTAAAACTCTTAAATCTTGTCTTCTACATTGGCACTTCTGAAATACATGTTTGAATGCAGGTAAgcctttgtttttcaatatcttcTTATTAGCTTCAACTTAAAGTTCCATCCTAttaattttgaattctaattctgCTATCCAATATTTCAGCTTTCTTCCCTCCAATTCTGtcatttccaaatttatttcacGCACTATGATTTTATTCAAGCCattgataaaaattaataaacattccAAGGCCAAGTCCATATCCATGGACTACTTATTATATACCTCCTTTCTATTTGATATAGTCATTATTACCTAATCATTATCCACCCAGTTTTACTATCATCTAGCCTTCATTGCACATCTTTTCCACAGCTCgaaaatgaaagatttttcaaaagttttataaaattagagGTAAGCTATACATGCAGcattttatttaccattttagCAAACTTTTAAAAGTAGGGAAGCAAAGAGTACCTGTAAGGACCTATTCTTCATGAAATCATACTGACTCTGAGCATCCCTTGTCTCTTCTTCTCACTGTACCCTTGTTATCCCTTTCAAAGCACaggttaaagttttttttttttaagttataagtacaacattttattttattttattttattttgattttttaaaataatattttatttgatcatttccaagcattattcattaaagacaaagatcattttcttttcctcccccccaccccccatagccgacgcatgattccactgggtgtcacatgtgttcttgattcaaaacaGGTTAAAGTTTTACCTGGGATTGAATTCAACTTAAATTCAAAACTGAGGCATATGCCCTTCTCCATTCTTTAAAACATAATATAGATTTGTTATTATCTTTGTTATCATCTCCCTAATACTTAAATTTGTTACATTGTTTTTTAAGGAAGAGTATTCTCCAAATCTTCACAACTATAAATTCTTAAACTATGCTAATTTTCACCAGATATACAAGTATTTCTTTGCCCTGAAGAGGGCTATACTCCTTTTGGAATTAAGTATCCTGTATTTTGAAAAAAGTTGGAAAGCAGAGGGTGATGATCTGTCTCCCAACAGTGATTTGGATCTGTGCATTTGGAATCATGGAGTAGATAACAGCGACCTAGGTGCTCTTAGCCCCTTAATCCATTTTTTCCATCCCTCATGCAAGATGTGCCTCTGGCTCTGTGTTGTATCTGAGAGTAGTTAATCATGAATTTTTAtggtttttcttttgtaataggTGAATGACTCCTCTTCCAAATGATACCTATGGAGAACAGATCTGAAGTGAAAGAGTTCATCCTTGTAGGATTAACAGATGCCCCAGAGCTTCAGATTCCTCTCTTCATAATGTTCACCTTCATCTATTTCATCACTCTGGTAGGGAACCTGGGGATAGTAGCTCTGATCAGCTGGGATTCTTGCCTCCACACCCCCATGTACTTTTTCCTCAGTAATCTGTCTCTGGTGGATTTTGGCTATTCCTCAACTGTTACCCCAAAGGTGATGTCTGGGCTTCTCACAGGGGACAAGAGAATCTCTTATAATGGATGTGCTACCCAGTTGTTCTTTGTTGGAGCCTTTGCTACTACAGAAAGTTTCCTCTTAGCCTCCATGGCCTATGATCGCCATGCAGCTGTGTGTAAGCCCCTACATTATACCACTACCATGACTTCAACAGTATGTGCATATCTGGCCAGTGGGGCTTATATCTGTGGCTTTCTGACCTCCTCCATAGTTATAGGAAACACCTTTAGCCTTTCCTTCTGCAGGTCCAATGTGGTCCATCATTTTTTCTGTGATATCCCCCCTCTCCTAATTCTCTCTTGCTCTGATATTCACTTCATTGAGTCAGTTTTCTTTATCTTAGGGTCATTCACtgcttttttcccatttcttgtcATTTTTACATCTTACTTGCTAATCTTCATCACCATCCTGAAGATCCATTCTTCAGAAGGC
This DNA window, taken from Monodelphis domestica isolate mMonDom1 chromosome 6, mMonDom1.pri, whole genome shotgun sequence, encodes the following:
- the LOC100618487 gene encoding olfactory receptor 5B2-like translates to MIPMENRSEVKEFILVGLTDAPELQIPLFIMFTFIYFITLVGNLGIVALISWDSCLHTPMYFFLSNLSLVDFGYSSTVTPKVMSGLLTGDKRISYNGCATQLFFVGAFATTESFLLASMAYDRHAAVCKPLHYTTTMTSTVCAYLASGAYICGFLTSSIVIGNTFSLSFCRSNVVHHFFCDIPPLLILSCSDIHFIESVFFILGSFTAFFPFLVIFTSYLLIFITILKIHSSEGRQKAFSTCGSHLTAVSIFYGTIIFMYFQPSSSHSMDSDKMVSVFYTMVIPMLNPLVYSLRNKEVKNSFWKAMGRKRLQLDNSFN